TGCTCCACCGGGTTCTGCGTGGCCATGACCAGGAACGGCTCGGGCAGGCGCAGTGTCTCGCCCGCCAGAGTGACTTGCCGCTCCTCCATGGCCTCGAGCAGCGCGCTCTGCACCTTCGCGGGCGCGCGGTTGATCTCGTCGGCGAGGATCACGTGGTGGAAGATCGGCCCGCGGTGCAGGCGGAAGGTCGACTGGGCCGGCTCGTACACCTGCGTGCCGAGCAGGTCGGCGGGCAGCAGGTCCGGGGTGAACTGGATGCGCCGGAACGACAGGTCGAGCACGCGCGCGAACGTGCGCACGGCGGTGGTCTTGGCCAGGCCGGGCACGCCCTCGACGAGCACGTGGCCCTGACAGAGCAGGGCGATCATCAGGCCGTCGACCAGCTCGTGCTGGCCGACGAGAACGCGTGCCATCTCCTTGCGAATCTGTCCGACCGCGTCGCTCACAGGGGCCGAAGTCTACCTCAGGGGTGATTCGACCTGGGGCGGTGGATTGGATTCAGGCGGCGGCGGATTCGGCTCGGCCGGCGGCGGGCTCGTGCGCCGGCCCGGGATCAGCCGGCCCAGACTCTTCACGCCGTTCAGCACGGCATTCGACGCGAAGCCCACCACGCTCTCCACCGCCGCGGGCGGCAGCGGAGTCACCGTCAGGTTGTCCTTCGGGCCCTCGATGCGCAGATAGACGGCGATCAGGTTCTTGTCCTCGCCCAGCATCACGTTGCGCACGATCGGCACCTCGGCCAGCACGCGGTCGAGCGTCTGCAGGAACAAGAGCGCCACGATGAAGTCGTAGCGCCGCTCCGCGCTGTGGAAGTCCATCTCGCCGCTGGCCAGGATGCGCAGCTCGGGTCCGAGCAGCTTCCCGTCGGCGATGCCGAGCTTGCCGCCGTCGAGCGCCAGGTCCGCCTCCACCGTGCGGTACGGGAGCGGCTTGCCCAGGAGCCCGGTGACTCCCGCCAGCGACGGCACGCGCGCGATCGCGACCAGCGTGGGCAGGCGCGCCACCGTGCCGTCGCGCAGCACCAGATGGCCCTCGAGCCGGCCCTCGGTGCGGAAGTCACCGCCCGGCCGCAGCGCGCCCGACAGCTTGAGCTTCACGTAGCCCCGTCCGGTCACGCTGTCCGCCGGCAGGCCGAACGTCTCGCACACCTGCTTGGGGTCGAAGCCCGACACACCCAGGTCCAGGTCGAAGGGCGCCCGGCCGGCCTGGGAGAGGTCGACATGTCCCGAGGCGTCGAAGTCGCCGTCGGCGAGCCGGGCCTTGATCCCGCTGGCGGTGACCGCCGCGCCCTCTGCAGTGAGTCGCCCGTGCAGGCCCTGGACCGGCCACTCGGGCAGACTGAGCGTCTGGAAGGCCACCTTGGCACTGAGCCAGCGCGGGCCCGTGATCGGCCCGCCCGGCCCGGGATCACCCTCGAGATAGCGGATGCGCACGTCGACGCGCTCGATCGCGCGGTCCCACTTCACCGAGAACTCCGCCGGCGAACCGCCGAGCGTGCCCCGCACCGGGTCGGCCACGATGCCGCCGTTCGGGAAGCGCAGCTCGCCCGACGCCTGGCGCACGGGGAGGATCAGCTGGGGCATGCGCAGGGCTAAGTCCTCGAACTGTATGACCGTCGGCTCCTTCGCGGTCGAGTCACTGGCGCGGAACGCGGCCGCCATCGCGGCCAGACCCGAAAGCTTGGTCCCCGGGCCGCCCACCACGTGGTCCTCCTCGTCCGGCAGGTGCACCAGCCGGTGCATGCCGTCGAGGCGCACGTTGATCTCGGGCAACGGCTCGCCGTCGTCCGTCATGCGCAGACGCCGGATGTCCATCACGTTGCCCCGGATCTCGAGCTCGCCCTGCATCTGCGTGAGCGGTGTCTCGTCGGGCTTGGGCCGGTAGGTCCCGTCGCGCACGCGCAGCTGCAGCACGAACGCGTTCTCGGCCATGGGCGTGTCGTACGAGAGACTCTCGCGGAAGGTCGCGGTCGGCACGTCGACCGTAAGGTGGATGTCCTCGGCAACGCCCGCCTCGATGCGCGCGCGCACCTTCGCCCAGCTCTTGAAGCGCTGCGACAGGAAGTTCAGCCCGTTCACGCGGTCCTGACGGCCAGGCTCGAACGGCAGGAGGCGCAGGTCGGCGGTGAGACGCCCGCCGGATCCCGAACCGAGCTTGACCGAGCCGCTGGCGACCAGGTCGTCGAGCGCGAGCGGGTGGAGCTGGAGCGACAGGTTGTTTCCGCGCCAGTCGACGTCGGCCACCACCTGGGTGCTGCGCGGGGCGATCGGGCCCGAGTACTTGGGAATCACGAGCTCGAAGCGCTCGACCCGTGCCTGGATGCGGCCCTTCACCCCGGCCGAATCGAGCGACAGGTCGAAGCCGCCCTCGGCACGGCCCTTGGGAGTCACGAGCGTCTTCGGCAGGGTGGCCAGGTCGAGGCGCGCGAAGGTGCCGCGCAGGTCGGCGCCGGCGCGCGTGGCGCTGAAGCGCAGCGCCAGCTCGGACACCGGCTTCTCGCCGCGAGTCAGGCGCGCGCTGCCCTCGCCTTCGACCCGGGTGCCGAAGCCCGCGCGCTTGGCGTCGAGCTGCAGTCTCTCGAGTGACCAGCGCTCGCCAGCGGCGCTGGTGACTTCGACCCGGCCGTCCTGGACGAGCAGGCCCAGGCGCGGCAATGCCGCCGGGTCGAAGGCCAGGGGCTCGGCGCTGGTGCGGATGCGCAAGAGCGGCGCGTCGAGCGTCCAATCGAGCGGCAGATACTGGCCGGCCAGGAGCCGCGGCCAGGCCTGCACCCCGCGCGCGTGCGCCACCTCCAGTGCGGGCGGTGCGTCCGGGGCCGACGGATCCGCCACCCGGACCTGCTCGAGCTCGACCTCGAGCCGGCGGCCGAAGTGGAGCTGGACCTTCCCGATCTCGACGTGCCGTCCCAGGAGCTTGGTGAGTGCCCCGGCGACGAAGTCCGCGTCGGCCGTGTACAGCATGGCGAACAGCGCGCCGAACGACGCCAGCGCGAGGAGCACCGCCACCACGAGCAAGCGCCGCAAGATGCGGACCGCGCGGCGTCTCTTTACAGGCTCGGGACCCGGCTGAGTCAGGGGTCATTCCCTCGACATGACCGCTCTCGCGCCGGCACCCGGCGCGCAGATGGGCGCGCAAGACCTTCGCAAATCACGCGCGCCGGGGCCCGTCGGGGACCCGCAGCCCCTTGCCTCCTGGCGAACCTAAATGGTGGCCACCGCTAAAGAACCGGATTCGCGGGCCCGATCGGAGGGACGAATACGCAACAGGGAGCCTCTGTGAGGGGGGCTCCCGGCCTGACCTGGAGGAGCTCCACGCAATGGAGCACACGAGCTTCGAAGAGCACATGGACGACAGCAAGCCCCGGAAGCGGAACCGGGTGCGTGAGCTGCGCGAGAACAAGCTCATGACCCAAGCGCAGCTTGCCAAGAAGGCCAAGGTGGCCCTGCGCACGATCCACTCGGTGGAGAAGGGCATGAACTGCCGCATGGACACCAAGCGCAAGATCCTCCTGGCTCTCGGGATGCGCTTCGAGGACAAGGACCAGGTCTTCCTGGACTGACTGTCCTGGCGAGATCTCTCGAGGCGGAACTGCTCCCGCCTTGGAAAAGCACGGCACGCGAGGCGATCGCGTGCCGTGCTTCTGTCCTTAAGGGGCCCGGCGCGTGTCTTAAGGGGCCCGGCGCGCGGGCGGCCGCGCGCCACCCGAGCTTCGTTCGCCTGCGGCTCACTGCGCGCCTCCGCTTCGCTCCGGCTTGCGGTTCCTACGGGGCCCGGCGCGTGTCTTCCGGGGCCCCCCGCGGGCGGCTGCGCGCCTCCGCTTCTCTTCGGCTTGCGTCGGGGTTTCGGTTTGAGCCGCTAAACTCTCTCTCATGCCGCGGCCGTCCGCGAACTTGCTCCGCGATCTCGGGCGCCTGCTCACGCGCAGCCACGACCTGGAGGAGACGCTGAACAACGTCGTGCGGCTTGTGGCGCGCTGGATGCGCGCATCGGCCTGCTCGATCTATCTGCTCGAGGACGACGGGCGGACGCTGATCCTGCGTGCCACGCGCGGGCTGAACCCGAACGCCGTGGGGCGCATGCGCATCCGGGTGGGGCAGGGCATCGCCGGGCGCTCGCTCGAGCAGCGCGAGACGATCGCGGTGCCCGACGTGCGGCAGGATCCGCGCATCCACGCGTTCCCGTACTCGGGCGAGCAGCGCTTCCGCTCGCTGGTCGCCGTGCCCCTGCTCGTGCGCGGCGAGCCGGTCGGCGTGCTCACGGCGCGCACCGCGCGCGTGCGAGTCTTCACGCCCGAGCAGCTCGAGCTGCTCGAGATGATCACCGCGCAGGTCGGCACGATCGTGCTGAACGCGCGCCTGCTCGACCGCGCGGTGCGCGACGCGAGTGAGGGCCGCGCGAGTCAGCCGGCGCCGGCGCGCGAGCTGCGCAAGCCGGGCATGCCGCTGCGCGGGATCGCGACCTCGCCCGGCATCGCGCGCGGCAGCGTGCACCTGCTCGCGGCGCGGCTCGACCTGTCCAACCTGGACTACCGCCCGGCGCGCACGGCCGAGGCCGAGTGGCGCGCGCTGCAGCGCGCGCTGCGCGAGACCGTGCGCCAGCTGAACGAGCTGCGCGAGACCGTGGGCGCCCGCTTCGGCGAGGAGCTGGCGGACGTGTTCACGACCCACATCATGATCCTCGAGGACCAGGGCTTCCGCGAGAGACTGCGGCGCCAGCTCGACGTGCACGGCAACGGCGCGCGCGCGCTGGTCGAGACGCTGCAGAGCTACGCCGCGATCCTGGGCGCGAGTCACGACCCGACCCTGCGCGAGCGCGCGGCCGACATGGAAGACGTGCTGCAGCGCGCGGTGGGCGAGCTCGTGGGCGTGCGCGCGCACCACACCAAGCTGCGCCAGCGCGGGATCATCGTGGCGGAGCGCATCACGCCCAGCGAGTTCGTGCTGCTCGAGACCGAGAACGTGGCCGGGCTGGTGACCGAGCACGGCGGGCCGACGAGTCACGCGGCGATCTTCGCGCGCTCGCTCGAGATCCCGGCCGTGTCCGGCGTGCCGGGCCTGCTCGAGAAGCTGCGGCCCGACGACGAGCTGATCGTCGACGGGCTCGAGGGCGCGGTGATCGCCGCGCCCACCCGCGCGCAGCGCACTCACTACGCCGAGTCGGCCGAGCGCTACGAGCGGCTGCGCGGCCGGCTCGACGAGCTGCGCGGCCTGCCCAGCGAGACACGCGACGGCGTGCGCGTGCGGCTGTCGGCGAACATCGGCGGCCTGTTCGACCTGGACCTGGTCAAGCGCTACGGCGCCGAGGGCGTGGGGCTGTTGCGCACCGAGATCCTCGCGCTCTCGTCGCGCGGCCTGCCCGAGGAGGAAGAGCAGCTGCGCGGGTATCTGCGCGTGGCCGAGCAGGTGGCGCCCGACCCGGTGACCGTGCGCTGCTTCGACCTGGGCGGCGAGAAGGCGCTGCCCAACGAGACACTCTACGAGGCCAACCCGCAGCTGGGCTGGCGCGCGATCCGCATCCTGCTCGACCGGCCCGAGCTGTTCCGCACCCAGCTGCGCGCGATCGTGCGCGCGAACGCGCGCGGCAACGTGAAGATCCTGCTGCCGATGATCGCCTCGCTCGACGAGGTCGAGGCCTCGCGCGCGCTGCTCTCCCAGGTGTGTCGTGAGCTCGGCGCGCAGCCGCCGCCGCTCGGGGTGATGATCGAGACGCCGGCCGCGGTCGCGGTCGCGGAGCATCTCGCGCGCGCGAGTGACTTCTTCTCGATCGGCACCAACGACCTCATGCAGTACGTGCTCGCCACCGACCGCGAGAACGAGCTGGTCGCGGGCGCCTACGACCCGTTCCATCCCGCGGTGCTGGCGGGCATCCGCCAGGCCGCCGACGCCGCGCGCGCGGCCGGCCTGCCCTGCGCGGTGTGCGGTGAGCTGGGCGGCAGCCCGGTGATCGCGCCGCTGCTGGTCGGCATGGGCATCCGCGAGCTCTCCATGGCGCCGTTCTCGGTGCTCGTGATCCGGCAGGTGCTGCGGCGGCTCGAGGCCTCGGCGCTGGAGGCGTGTGCAGCGCAGGTCCTGCGCTGCGCGCGCGCCGCCGACGTGCGCGAGAGACTCGCGGAGACCTACGGCGCGCTGGGCTTGCTCGACGACCCCGACATCGGCGGAGCCATGAAACTCCTGCTCGCGCCGCGCGTTGACAGTCGGGACGGGCCCCGATAGCGTCGCCCGCCATGGCTTCGAGTGCTGAGTCCGACCGGCGCATGCAGAAGCAGCTGGCGGAGCACCTCGCGCGCAACGGTCTCAAACAGACTCGCCAGCGCGAAGCCATCCTCGAGGCGTTCGCCGCCGCCAAGGGTCACGTGTCGAGCGAGGAGCTGTACGAGGTCGTGCGCGCGCGCCACCCCGACGTGGGCGCGGCCACGGTGTACCGCGCGCTGAAGCTGTTCTGCGAGGCCGGCGTCGCCCGCGCGCACCACTTCCGCGACGGAGTGACTCTCTACGAGCGCGAAGGCCACCACCACGATCACCTGATCTGCACCAGCTGCGGCGCGATCGTCGAGTTCGAGCGCGCCGTGATCGAGGAAGAGCAGCTGAAGGTCGCCGTCGAGCACGGCTACCGACTCACCCAGCACCGGCACATCCTCTACGGGATCTGCCCCAAGTGCCAGAAGAAGGCCTCAAGCGCCGCGCGGCCGGTCCGGTAACTCGTTCAGGTCGTCGGCGCGCGGCGGGAAGTTCGCGGCCAGGATCTCGCCGCAGCGGCGGATGCCGGCCACCAGCCCCTGGTCGGCGCGGCCCGCGCGGATGCCCGCGAGCACGCGCTCGACCACCTCCTCCCAGGTGCCGTCGGCCACGCGCGCGTGGATGCCCTTGTCGGCCACGACCTCGACCCGGCGCTCGAGCAGCGACACGTAGATGAGGATGCCGGTGCGCTCGCGCGTCTCGACCAGGCCCGCGTGGTGGAAGGCGAGCGCCGCCGCCTGGTGCACGCGCTCCGAGAACAGCGGGTTGGGCGCGACCGCGCCCAACAGCGGCCGCCAGCCGAAGCCCGCGCACAGCGCCGCGAATACACCGATCTGTGTCGGCACGAGCCAGGGGTCGAGCTGCGGCGCGAAGGCGGCGAGCAGCCCGCCGCCGGCGATCGCCACCAGCGCCGCGGCGCCGATGCGCACGTCGGCGTACGAATCACTGCGCTCGACCACCACCGGCACGATCTCGCCGGTGGTCGTGCGCTCGGCGTCGCGCACCGCGGCCTCGATCGAGTCGAAGGCGCCGGGCGCCAGCAGCTCTTCGACGCCCGC
This DNA window, taken from Myxococcota bacterium, encodes the following:
- a CDS encoding helix-turn-helix transcriptional regulator, whose amino-acid sequence is MEHTSFEEHMDDSKPRKRNRVRELRENKLMTQAQLAKKAKVALRTIHSVEKGMNCRMDTKRKILLALGMRFEDKDQVFLD
- a CDS encoding Fur family transcriptional regulator, with product MASSAESDRRMQKQLAEHLARNGLKQTRQREAILEAFAAAKGHVSSEELYEVVRARHPDVGAATVYRALKLFCEAGVARAHHFRDGVTLYEREGHHHDHLICTSCGAIVEFERAVIEEEQLKVAVEHGYRLTQHRHILYGICPKCQKKASSAARPVR
- the ptsP gene encoding phosphoenolpyruvate--protein phosphotransferase; amino-acid sequence: MPRPSANLLRDLGRLLTRSHDLEETLNNVVRLVARWMRASACSIYLLEDDGRTLILRATRGLNPNAVGRMRIRVGQGIAGRSLEQRETIAVPDVRQDPRIHAFPYSGEQRFRSLVAVPLLVRGEPVGVLTARTARVRVFTPEQLELLEMITAQVGTIVLNARLLDRAVRDASEGRASQPAPARELRKPGMPLRGIATSPGIARGSVHLLAARLDLSNLDYRPARTAEAEWRALQRALRETVRQLNELRETVGARFGEELADVFTTHIMILEDQGFRERLRRQLDVHGNGARALVETLQSYAAILGASHDPTLRERAADMEDVLQRAVGELVGVRAHHTKLRQRGIIVAERITPSEFVLLETENVAGLVTEHGGPTSHAAIFARSLEIPAVSGVPGLLEKLRPDDELIVDGLEGAVIAAPTRAQRTHYAESAERYERLRGRLDELRGLPSETRDGVRVRLSANIGGLFDLDLVKRYGAEGVGLLRTEILALSSRGLPEEEEQLRGYLRVAEQVAPDPVTVRCFDLGGEKALPNETLYEANPQLGWRAIRILLDRPELFRTQLRAIVRANARGNVKILLPMIASLDEVEASRALLSQVCRELGAQPPPLGVMIETPAAVAVAEHLARASDFFSIGTNDLMQYVLATDRENELVAGAYDPFHPAVLAGIRQAADAARAAGLPCAVCGELGGSPVIAPLLVGMGIRELSMAPFSVLVIRQVLRRLEASALEACAAQVLRCARAADVRERLAETYGALGLLDDPDIGGAMKLLLAPRVDSRDGPR
- a CDS encoding TPM domain-containing protein, which produces MAGVEELLAPGAFDSIEAAVRDAERTTTGEIVPVVVERSDSYADVRIGAAALVAIAGGGLLAAFAPQLDPWLVPTQIGVFAALCAGFGWRPLLGAVAPNPLFSERVHQAAALAFHHAGLVETRERTGILIYVSLLERRVEVVADKGIHARVADGTWEEVVERVLAGIRAGRADQGLVAGIRRCGEILAANFPPRADDLNELPDRPRGA
- a CDS encoding AAA family ATPase, with translation MARVLVGQHELVDGLMIALLCQGHVLVEGVPGLAKTTAVRTFARVLDLSFRRIQFTPDLLPADLLGTQVYEPAQSTFRLHRGPIFHHVILADEINRAPAKVQSALLEAMEERQVTLAGETLRLPEPFLVMATQNPVE
- a CDS encoding AsmA-like C-terminal region-containing protein encodes the protein MRRLLVVAVLLALASFGALFAMLYTADADFVAGALTKLLGRHVEIGKVQLHFGRRLEVELEQVRVADPSAPDAPPALEVAHARGVQAWPRLLAGQYLPLDWTLDAPLLRIRTSAEPLAFDPAALPRLGLLVQDGRVEVTSAAGERWSLERLQLDAKRAGFGTRVEGEGSARLTRGEKPVSELALRFSATRAGADLRGTFARLDLATLPKTLVTPKGRAEGGFDLSLDSAGVKGRIQARVERFELVIPKYSGPIAPRSTQVVADVDWRGNNLSLQLHPLALDDLVASGSVKLGSGSGGRLTADLRLLPFEPGRQDRVNGLNFLSQRFKSWAKVRARIEAGVAEDIHLTVDVPTATFRESLSYDTPMAENAFVLQLRVRDGTYRPKPDETPLTQMQGELEIRGNVMDIRRLRMTDDGEPLPEINVRLDGMHRLVHLPDEEDHVVGGPGTKLSGLAAMAAAFRASDSTAKEPTVIQFEDLALRMPQLILPVRQASGELRFPNGGIVADPVRGTLGGSPAEFSVKWDRAIERVDVRIRYLEGDPGPGGPITGPRWLSAKVAFQTLSLPEWPVQGLHGRLTAEGAAVTASGIKARLADGDFDASGHVDLSQAGRAPFDLDLGVSGFDPKQVCETFGLPADSVTGRGYVKLKLSGALRPGGDFRTEGRLEGHLVLRDGTVARLPTLVAIARVPSLAGVTGLLGKPLPYRTVEADLALDGGKLGIADGKLLGPELRILASGEMDFHSAERRYDFIVALLFLQTLDRVLAEVPIVRNVMLGEDKNLIAVYLRIEGPKDNLTVTPLPPAAVESVVGFASNAVLNGVKSLGRLIPGRRTSPPPAEPNPPPPESNPPPQVESPLR